The nucleotide sequence CGGCCCGCGTCATCCAGCGCCACGAACCCCAGGGGCGCGGCTACTACAGCGGCGTCGCCGCGCTGATCAGCCGCGAGCCCGACGGCGGACGCTCGCTGGACTCCGCCATCCTGATCCGCACCGCCGACATCGCCGCCGACGGACGGCTGCGGCTCGCCGTCGGCGCCACCCTCGTACGCCACTCCTCCCCGCGCGCGGAGGCCGCCGAGACCCGCGCCAAGGCGGCCGGGCTGCTGCACGCCCTGGGCGGCGCGGCCGGCCCCGCCGGACCCCCGGCGTCCGCCGCGCGGTTCGCCGACCGGCCCGAGATCCACGACGCCCTGCGCGGCCGCAACGCCGACATCGCCGACTTCTGGCTCGCCGCCACGCCCCCCGGCGCCCTCAGGGTGCCGGAGCTCAAGGGGCTGAAGATCCTCGTGGTGGACGCCGAGGACGCCTTCACCGCGATGATCGTCCAGCAGCTCGAAGCACTCGGACCCACCGCCGAGGTGCTGCGCTACGACCAACTGCACGGCCGCCTCGACGGGTTCGACGCGGTCGTCATGGGCCCCGGCCCCGGCGACCCGCAGGATACCGCCGACCCGAAGATCGCCGCCCTAGACGCGGCCGTCGCCCAACTCCTGCGCGACCGGCTGCCGTTCCTCGCGGTCTGCCTCAGCCACCAGGTGCTCAGCCGCCGCCTCGGCCTCCCGCTGATCCGGCGCGCGGAACCCAACCAGGGGCTGCAGCGCACCATCGACCTGTTCGGCCGGCCCGAACGCGTCGGCTACTACAACACGTTCGCCGCCGTCAGCCCCGCCGACCACCACCACGTACCCGGCACCGGCGAGGTCGCGGTCAGCCGGGACCCGGACACCGGCGAGGTGGACGCCCTGCGCGGCCCGCACTTCGCCTCCTTCCAGTTCCACGCCGAGTCCGTGCTCACCGTCGACGGCCCCCGGCTGCTGGGCGACGCGCTGCGGGGGGTGCTCGCCCGATGAGGCTGGAGATCGCCTGGTGGGACCTGGACGACTCGCCGCAGAGCATCCGCACCCTCAACGCGCACCTGTCGGAGGGGGTGACCGGCGACTGGGCCGAGGTCCCCGGCCTCAGGGTGAAGTACTGGGTCGCCGACCCGGCGCACAACCGCTGGGGCGCCGTCATGGTGTGGGACACCGACCGGCCCGCCGGCCACCCGCTGCCGCCCAACCGGGCCGCCGACCTGATCGGCCGCCCCCCGGACCACCGCATGGGCTTCGCCGTCGAAGCCCTCGCCGACCCCGCCGCCCTCCCGACACCCCAGGCCACCCAGGAGCCCCGCTGATGCACGAGTACCTGCTCGTGGACGCCTTCTCCCGCAAGCCGCTGTACGGCAACCCGGTCGCCGTCTTCCTGGACGCCGGCGACCTCACGGCCGAGACGATGCAGCGGATCGCGCGCGAGATGAACCTCTCCGAGACCACA is from Streptomyces seoulensis and encodes:
- a CDS encoding anthranilate synthase family protein, with protein sequence MSPPSDLLDRLLAAPGDHDFALLHRPESGTPGSVDVLLGDVTHPATLAGLPLPDGTAGPAHEVLVLVPYRQLAERDFAAPDDGSPLVALTVTDQAELPLADVLHRLPDTPVGMSGHRFDLSDEEYAEKVRRVVADEIGTGEGANFVLRRTLLADLDGYTPHTALAVFRRLTAVEHSAYWTFVIHVGGRAFVGATPERHISVRDGHAVMNPISGTYRYPPGGPDLAGLTAFLEDRKETDELYMVLDEELKMMSRVCEPGVRVTGPRLKEMARLAHTEYFIEGRTRRDLRDILRETLFAPTVTGSPVESAARVIQRHEPQGRGYYSGVAALISREPDGGRSLDSAILIRTADIAADGRLRLAVGATLVRHSSPRAEAAETRAKAAGLLHALGGAAGPAGPPASAARFADRPEIHDALRGRNADIADFWLAATPPGALRVPELKGLKILVVDAEDAFTAMIVQQLEALGPTAEVLRYDQLHGRLDGFDAVVMGPGPGDPQDTADPKIAALDAAVAQLLRDRLPFLAVCLSHQVLSRRLGLPLIRRAEPNQGLQRTIDLFGRPERVGYYNTFAAVSPADHHHVPGTGEVAVSRDPDTGEVDALRGPHFASFQFHAESVLTVDGPRLLGDALRGVLAR